ATTCGATCTGAGTGACTTAGGAATACTTTGGACTATTTGTAGCTTTTCACAGGTTTAGGTGCTGAAATGCTTTATGAATTAGAATTAACATACatgcatttaaacaaacaaacaatcaaacaaacaaacaaaacgcaTTTCTCATAATTTGACCCCAGGCCTTTAACATCCACTGAATGCAAAAAGGGAGGACTAAAATCGCAAGGAGATTATTTAAAGCATGAATCCACAGTGAAGAAAGAGTAGTGATTTCTTACCAGGGTGCAGAGTCCCAAATGAGCCTTTAGACCTGACACACTTGTGTAGTAGCAACCACAACCCTACAGAAgtacagaaaacaaataaacatggttagaagaaaatgattcaaataaacaaaaaaattcggAACCCAGAAAAATACTGTAATGTTCAAACCTTGTTGGGACACTGCATTTTTCTGTTCAGTTTCACCTCATTCTTCCACTTTCGCAAGACCTCCTGGCTGAAGGCGGGCAATCCGGGACGGGAATAACGTAGCTACCATCAGATATACAAGTCAAAACAATTTTATCGTCAGCCATTTGTATCCATGTGTACAATGAGATGAAACATAATGGCTTCAGGGCTGTGCTTCAGCATACAACTAAATGATGTGAAAATTGTGTGACAACTCTAACTTTACACGAaaccacatccatccatccatctatcttctataccgcttatccttcttcagggttaCGGGggtacctggagcctatcccaggaagcatcgggcacaaggcggggtacaccctggacagggtcccaatccatcgcagggcacactcacatacacattcacacacccattcatacactatggacactttggacatgccaaccagcctaccatgcatgtctttggactgggggaggaaaccggagtacccggaggaaacccccgcagcacgaggaggacatgcaaactccgcacacacagggccatgatgggaatcgaacccccgaatGAAAACacataacacaacataaaaatATCTGTTTGGTGTGTTAACATGTCAGCCTGAGACCAAGAACACAGCAGAGACAGTTCCTGATTCTCAAAATCGGACATGacaaataatatattaacaCTAGTTTTATGTTATACAAGCTTCTGCAGTGTGATATCGCTCAGCCTCAGAGAGATTAGGCAGAATTCACAATTCTATACTGTTGTTGCATTTAGaggaggcatggtggcttagtggttagcatgtttaccaCGCACCTCTGggattgggggttcaattcccgcctctgTCCTGTGAGTGTGAAGTCTGCATGTTCACCCTgtacttcgggggtttcctccgggtactgaTTCATGAGGCTGAGAAGATTATAGGTGTAGACCGGACTGATTTGTAAGTGAATCTCTTTAATGCTTAAAATGTTCAGGTCAGTTATATTCTCACTTAAACCAGAAGAGGGCGTGGTCTattctgttgggttttttttttttatttcatatgaacCCGATCACactttaaaaagtcatttttctTTCACAAATTATGCCATCATtacaattttttgtttatttggaatttatttaattaaataactttattcaatttctgAACCAGAAATTCTGTTTaaatttctgacaggatttctatCTTCGGTCTAATGTGACAAGATAACCATGTTTCATAAGTACAAAGGCTTTCCCAAATCAACAAACTGTTACTTACAGTTGACAACAATAGCcatctaataatattttatctgatttactttttgttttgtcttacaAGATTGTATCTGCATTAGTATTCATTTAagacacattatctgttcaatccaaataatgtatttgtatttgttatatCGATAATATATCTATTGTTTATTATAGTTACTCAGTTTAACCACATTTATTATAGCCAACATTTTCAGTAAGATATCTGACTCAAACAGTGGTTATATCTTCCATTTCTCTCCCATCTACTTGGAGGTTCCCTGACAAACAAAAGCACCCTTGAGCATGGCACTTTAAGTGGAGGAGGCACATGCTACTGCTCACACTCAAACACTTGGAATGCTGTAAAGTAGCCAAGTCAGTATGTAAATTCTGATTTCCATGCAGCAGTGACATGGTTCCATGGGATATAATATTCACAGTGTAACATCCGTCTACCTTCCGGTCATCGGGGACCAAGTCTCGCTGCACCTTCCTCTTGGGCCACTCCTTGAACAGCTCCTGATTGGCAATCTCACGCAGATGGAAAATGGCAACCTGGGCTGATGTGCGTTTGGCCCTGCCACTGGATTCACACTCCATGCTGGGTTCCATTTGGCCGTTTGCTTCCGCCTGTTGGGGTTCCTGTAGGGGAAAAAATGCCATCATGTGCCTTTAGTGCTCCAATcagatcatgttttttttttttagagacaCAGTGGCCCTTATTGACATTCACTGTGTAGAACCGAGCACAGATTTGACTGCACCAAAGAAACAGGGATGCAACTAATGATGGTTTTGATAGTTTATTAATctattgatattttgtttaaatatgtatttgtagcttttaaataaactaatacTAATACAGAACTCTTAACTAGGCTTAATTAAATAACAGGTCACTAACTGCAATTcaacattacagacatttttcAGATAATCTTAAATTTTCTAGTGATGAATGGGATctaaaataacaatatgttAAAgtgttgtaaagttttgtacCTCACATTGTTTTTGCAAATTCAAAGTAAAGGTAGAATAAATATCTGCTATATTTAAATGACTCACTACCTGAAACACTCTGACGCTAAATTCATTTTCCTTGCTGTGCGTGCATGAAGTGAATCATATACAGTGTGTGAAATCAGCTTCAACCTTTTGTGGTTTACTCTTAGTTTGCAACTTTGTTTTGGTATTAACTTCATCATGAACCCAAAGCAGGCGGGCGAATTGATGACATGGTAAacaagatatttttaaaatctatacTGTGTATagtaagaaaatgaaacaatttgTCTCGCAAGGCCATGTTCATTTTCAATCCATCAAGTTGCCGTACAAAGTACCGACTTTTAGCGGATGATTGAAAGAGAACTTTAGGTTACTTATGTAATCCCGGTTCTCTGATAACAGGAGTGAGGTATCTCACCACACTTCCCTCCTTGTAGTTGCACAGAGAAGAGATATGCTGAGAATAAGGAAGGGACCTTCAGCAGCGTTTTATATTAGGGAGGTAGGACTCCCTTATCACGGCCGTGATTGATCTGCCAGCTGACAGACATGGTGCTTCCAGGATCGGTCACATCCGAGGCGGGTCCCATAGTGAGATACCTCACACCTGTTATCAGAGAACCGGGGTTACGTAAGTAATCTAAAGTTTCCATACTTTAGAGGACATTGGGTGTACTGTTTTCTCTGATTTAACATGCACTACTATTTCCATCAAATGTGTCTTCAGTCTAAATGAATGACGCTAGCGTGCGCCACAACATGCTTCATACCAGTCCTAATCTCAatctaataatgataatgagtctttattggtcacatatacagtagagcacagtgaaattgttttcttcgcatacccctgcctgtcaggaagctggggtcagagcacagggtcagccatgatacagcacccctggagcagagagggttaagggccttgctcaagggcacaacagtggcagcttggcagtgctggggcttgaacccctgaccttccgatcagtaacccagagccttaaccgctaagccaccactgcccaaatCAAGAATTAAAAATCATTGCCTATTATTTTGATCAACTTTGTTGATCAGTTGTTgcaataaataattcataaaccTGCTGTATGACATAATGAATCAGAGACATCATAATGAGCTCCTTGTTATATGCATATGACCTGCCCCAATTTACCAAAAATACATTCACTCAGTAAATCCTCTCTCCGTATGGACTACAGGAGGAGCTCACCGGACCATGCTCAGATTTTAGATGGTACTCCAGTCCTGCTCTGGAACGATACGGCTTCCCACAGTGCTTGCAGTTCATTAGGAGCTTTTCCAGCTCTGACTCCGCCTTACCACATTTTTTCATGTGATAAACGTAGCCCATTATACTGGTGAAACTGCCAGTACACCCctgaaaaaaaagcaagaaggGTAAAAACAGTGATGCTGGGCTTAACCTTTAAGAtatgaaagctttttttttggaaatgcaaTGAAATCCAATTAGTATAATGGCATAACAGTGCTATTTATCATTCCGCTTATTCATACTCTCCTAATAAAATGCATACATACCTGTGCCTCATGCATACTTACCTCTTTTGAGCATTTTAATTTTCCCAACCTTTTTAGAACTTTTCTCAATTTTTCTTTCACTGCGTGGTCATCTAGTCCACGTCCATCATCTGGGGTGGGCTAAAGcacaaacaccacaaacaccacatttacaaaatacatataattttatttcaacCACTATCATCATCCTTATCATTACACTATTTACTACCATAAACATGATCTAGAAGATTTGAACTTATAGTTAACAAATGGACTGTtcggcttagtggttaggacaCCTGCCTCGTGCCTctggggtcgggggttcgaatcccgcctttCCCCTgtatgcatggagtttgcatgcacCCGGGTTTCCTCCAGGCCCCCAGTTCACATACCACATATGTAAGTGCTGCAATTCCTACACTGTTTTTCCCGATTTGGATGTTGATACCCTCAAATTATCAAtgatattcattatttatttattttactctaaTACACAGTGGAACAAAgctacaataacaataactttgtgGGGGTTCAAATATTTATGTACCTGACTATATATCGAAAAAACATACCAGTTTATTGTGGTCAGCCATGAGGTGGTATTTCATCCCAGTTGAAGTCTTTAGTTGTTTCCCACAATGTGTGCATTTAAATACATGCTAAATTAAAGTATCAAATTAGTGGCAGGGCAACCTTGACTACAACAAAGCATACAGTACGTCCAATTCAAAGATCCTAGTAAGCTCTAATGGGTGCATTTACCAGTTTGCAGGTTACCATGTGCTTTTTCAGGCCCTCCACTGTTTTCCTCCCTACACGTTTACACTTGGGGCATGTTACTCGGCCCTTTGCTAGAATCTGCAGCTGCCAAGTCTCCTCTTGACTTCCTgccaaaatacaaaaatgaagTAATTTTgtgaagtaattaaataaacatatgtactgtatgtatactaCAATGTCGAAATCCTTGTCATGTTTAAGGGAATACTTTGTCCAAAATTAGAAGTGTTGCAGGTAATCACTAGAATTAAGTAGTGACCACTGGCCAGATCACATTAAGCACATTATCATACACAAATATCATGCCAACTGGAAAggtacatgttttgttttgtttgtttttgtttacctGGAGGATAACTGGGTGTCTCCTTCTTCATGCAGTAAAATTCAGACCTCGGAGTTCTACCTTTAGCACTGTTAGCTGAGGGATTCCTCTGAGTATACTGTGCTACAGGAACTATGACGGGAACTGTGGGGAGGACATGTGATCCATCAATCAAACAAggaatatttcacaaaacaatgaataaatagCTGTCTGTTTCACCTCCTTAATATATTTATGACCTACTTCCTCCATttacttcttctttttcatctcAAATTATATCTGGATCTGGATATGATAGTGTGTTTTGGACCTTCTGTGGATTTAGACTGGAATAGCTGAACTCTTGGGAGTCTTGGGGGAAATAACTTCTTTGTTTATGTTCTCAATAAATAATGTAGAAATGGAAAATTATAGAAATAAAGGCATGACAAAACCCAGTAAACCGAGTAGATGATTACATAAAACAGCTGACATTTTGtaatggaacaaaaaaaaaaatcaaggagaTGATTTAATTAAAGTAGGATTTACTCTAGACACAATTAGTTTTGCATAATGCACAAACCTTTAGTAGTTTTGAACACTTTCAGTTCTTTTATTTCAACATGGTGACGCCGTTTTCCCTGAGCGAATCACAGTGCACATGCTGCTAACCAAGAGTGTGCAGTGATGCAAACCACACACATATAATGCGACAAAATTGTTTCCTTTCACTCCCCAGCTTCTCAAGTAGTGATGTATGGGAATATTTTATCTACCTTACAGATGACCAGGGTAAAGTCCTGCTGACAAACATCCTGACCTTCATCAAGAGCTTCATAGCCGATAGGTTAGATAACTGCCCAGTATAAGGTGATGAAAATGTTTAACAGGATAGTCCCGATATGTTAGCCTAGCTTTTCTAACACTACTCATGAAATTCTGCATTGTAGCAGAGTACAATATTGGAGAGTGACTCGTTATTCTTCCTCATCACTTTTTAACAGGTTATAAACATTATTACTCTTAGATTAATATCTTTAATTTTTCACATAAACAAGCATGATTAAAGATTGAAGTTTTTCTATGGTTTGCATAGTAGTTTGCAAGCGTGCATAGAAATCATAAAATGACCAGAGCACGGAAAACACAGCCGTGCTCAATATATTTCTAGATAATTATAgtctaaaacattttgtgtatctcttattctattttctctttttatttgttggTCACATCTACAGAGAAATCTCACCAGCAACTCAAAATACACCATGTTTGATATATCGATTCAGGATCAAATCGCTTTCTCACTGCAATCCTACCAAGACCACCTCGCTCAGATGCTCTTGGACCAGTTATTTTGGTCCACATCTGAGTATGACTGCCGTGTACCTGCTTGCCTCAACGAGGCAGCACCAAAGAGGAAAACTCTGATGGCTCTCCTGTACActttagtacccttttttatTGAGAGTGAAAAAGACAACAACTACGCTATACGTTTCTGTCTTGAATATACCATAGTTTTGTACTAGTATCGAACATTGTAATACTAAAAGTCTAGTATCTTGAAAACCATAGTCGCAACACATATCTCTTCTATTAAGGATATCCTCAGAGAACATTATCAAACAAACCTTTCTCTTGGGGTTATGCCATGCCCAATGGACCAGAGACTTCACCACCATACACATATCATTCAACCTGCAGTTAACATTGACTTAAATGAACATCTGAGTGATACACACTGGTGGAGAACATGGTCAACAGGAACACCTTACAACATTAGGGATAAACTGTGGAATTaatagaccccccccccccctccatgtTTCTCTCGCTTAGTTTGCCAAGTATGTAGAAGCCAGAGCAACAGACCATAGCATTCTGTGCAAAATAGACAGCCACCCAGAAGCTGACCATATgtctgaaataattttttttaaaaaaggcactAATTAACTCTCGGCAGGATGAAACCCATGAACTGTGGCGAGTAGTCCCAGTGGAATTGACATCCTCACCAAGATGACTGCTGGTGATGATACAGATACCTATTTCAATATGTTTAATTGCACTGCAGATGTGTGTAACAGAAGATTGCCAATTGGTGCAATCAGTTACTAAAAGTTAAAGGATGAAGTTCTTGCCTAGATGGGAATTACTTCCCCCTTCGTGGCTGCCCAATTCCATTAGTGAACTAAATGCCAGGTAATCCCTTGAGAAAAGAGATGAGCTAGCTCCTGTAGATGACCTGGTCAAACAAGGCAGACAGAGTGGCCATGGATCTTTGCTTACTTCTCTATGATATCCGGAGAGCCACATGGACCATGAACAAGCATGCTGTAAGCTTTACATTGATGTACCTGAAAGACCAATGCCACTACTGTATCTCCATGTCCCACCGCAAGGGGGCTACTGGTCCATGACTTTGAGTGCCTTTAACACTCCCAAGAAGGCAACCACATGGGATCATCTCCAGTGTAAGTGCCAGAACACTGTGCCACCATATTCAGCCCACTCACAACCTTCCAGCAGCACACGGAGTCAGTGGTGAAAAAACGTGCAAATGATATATTGGCAATTATAACAGATAAGGATGCACCGACACATAGTACAAATACGTGATTTTAGTACTTGACATGACAGTGCTCATAGAACTGAATTGCTCTTAGTTTCTCTGCAAGCTAGTTTCACTGCTCCATGCTCACGaatacttttgtgtgtgtgcaattcaTGGCACCTTGAACAGGATACTCGGAACAGGAAAGGCAAAAAGGTAATGGCTCTCCAGCCCAGTACTACAAAGCAGCCTGccttctacaaccccaattccaaaaaagttgggacggtgtgtaacatgtaaataaaaacggaatgcaatgatttgcaaatctcataaacccatatgctactcacaatagaacatagaaaacatatcaaatgtttaaactgagtaaatgtaccattttaagaaaagaataaggcaattttgaatttgatggctgcaacacacctcaaaaaagttgtgacggggcaacaaaaggctggaaaagtgagtgctactaaaaagaaacagctggaggttaattagCAACAGGTCATTAACACaattggatataaaaaaaaaagagtatcttggagagacagagtctctcagaagtaaagatgggcagaggttcacca
This genomic interval from Ictalurus furcatus strain D&B chromosome 2, Billie_1.0, whole genome shotgun sequence contains the following:
- the znf512 gene encoding zinc finger protein 512 isoform X3 — encoded protein: MSIIYVSNKRKISRPEKKPQTAGDPKILDKVVAVCGSVPSMNDEASPQKIKRTYGRKKYHDLQPVSRVPKEDGSSCTSVVHANSLNGSKAQPFAYGPATACRTKDKVGSGLELMRERVPVIVPVAQYTQRNPSANSAKGRTPRSEFYCMKKETPSYPPGSQEETWQLQILAKGRVTCPKCKRVGRKTVEGLKKHMVTCKLHVFKCTHCGKQLKTSTGMKYHLMADHNKLPTPDDGRGLDDHAVKEKLRKVLKRLGKLKCSKEGCTGSFTSIMGYVYHMKKCGKAESELEKLLMNCKHCGKPYRSRAGLEYHLKSEHGPEPQQAEANGQMEPSMECESSGRAKRTSAQVAIFHLREIANQELFKEWPKRKVQRDLVPDDRKLRYSRPGLPAFSQEVLRKWKNEVKLNRKMQCPNKGCGCYYTSVSGLKAHLGLCTLGNFQAGKYTCLICKKEFNSESGVKYHINSVHSQSPEPEMRVT
- the znf512 gene encoding zinc finger protein 512 isoform X1, translating into MSIIYVSNKRKISRPEKKPQTAGDPKILDKVVAVCGSVPSMNDEASPQKIKRTYGRKKYHDLQPVSRVPKEDGSSCTSVVHANSLNGSKAQPFAYGPATACRTKDKVGSGLELMRERVPVIVPVAQYTQRNPSANSAKGRTPRSEFYCMKKETPSYPPGSQEETWQLQILAKGRVTCPKCKRVGRKTVEGLKKHMVTCKLHVFKCTHCGKQLKTSTGMKYHLMADHNKLPTPDDGRGLDDHAVKEKLRKVLKRLGKLKCSKEGCTGSFTSIMGYVYHMKKCGKAESELEKLLMNCKHCGKPYRSRAGLEYHLKSEHGPEPQQAEANGQMEPSMECESSGRAKRTSAQVAIFHLREIANQELFKEWPKRKVQRDLVPDDRKLRYSRPGLPAFSQEVLRKWKNEVKLNRKMQCPNKGCGCYYTSVSGLKAHLGLCTLGNFQAGKYTCLICKKEFNSESGVKYHINSVHSQDWFVVTSKAKSFTSNKKLEPKKLCTPNPALRFPKGTCTWQDTQTPADATTSESVRPETPERKIQDEKRSRKYKLRAQEKDCSDSQSSSSGSESSSSESEAEEPGNDAWKLNKPQPQPEKDKSDQ
- the znf512 gene encoding zinc finger protein 512 isoform X2, with the protein product MSIIYVSNKRKISRPEKKPQTGDPKILDKVVAVCGSVPSMNDEASPQKIKRTYGRKKYHDLQPVSRVPKEDGSSCTSVVHANSLNGSKAQPFAYGPATACRTKDKVGSGLELMRERVPVIVPVAQYTQRNPSANSAKGRTPRSEFYCMKKETPSYPPGSQEETWQLQILAKGRVTCPKCKRVGRKTVEGLKKHMVTCKLHVFKCTHCGKQLKTSTGMKYHLMADHNKLPTPDDGRGLDDHAVKEKLRKVLKRLGKLKCSKEGCTGSFTSIMGYVYHMKKCGKAESELEKLLMNCKHCGKPYRSRAGLEYHLKSEHGPEPQQAEANGQMEPSMECESSGRAKRTSAQVAIFHLREIANQELFKEWPKRKVQRDLVPDDRKLRYSRPGLPAFSQEVLRKWKNEVKLNRKMQCPNKGCGCYYTSVSGLKAHLGLCTLGNFQAGKYTCLICKKEFNSESGVKYHINSVHSQDWFVVTSKAKSFTSNKKLEPKKLCTPNPALRFPKGTCTWQDTQTPADATTSESVRPETPERKIQDEKRSRKYKLRAQEKDCSDSQSSSSGSESSSSESEAEEPGNDAWKLNKPQPQPEKDKSDQ
- the znf512 gene encoding zinc finger protein 512 isoform X4; its protein translation is MSIIYVSNKRKISRPEKKPQTAGDPKILDKVVAVCGSVPSMNDEASPQKIKRTYGRKKYHDLQPVSRVPKEDGSSCTSVVHANSLNGSKAQPFAYGPATACRTKDKVGSGLELMRERVPVIVPVAQYTQRNPSANSAKGRTPRSEFYCMKKETPSYPPGSQEETWQLQILAKGRVTCPKCKRVGRKTVEGLKKHMVTCKLHVFKCTHCGKQLKTSTGMKYHLMADHNKLPTPDDGRGLDDHAVKEKLRKVLKRLGKLKCSKEGCTGSFTSIMGYVYHMKKCGKAESELEKLLMNCKHCGKPYRSRAGLEYHLKSEHGPEPQQAEANGQMEPSMECESSGRAKRTSAQVAIFHLREIANQELFKEWPKRKVQRDLVPDDRKLRYSRPGLPAFSQEVLRKWKNEVKLNRKMQCPNKGCGCYYTSVSGLKAHLGLCTLGNFQAGKYTCLICKKEFNSESGVKYHINSVHSQ